A genome region from Stenotrophomonas maltophilia includes the following:
- a CDS encoding Crp/Fnr family transcriptional regulator, with product MSRPSGAPPATNDPASPSCTTLDCLHCSVRHLAVCSALSPDEVQALEQVTVSQQVSMGSTLARTGEERDHVYTLTGGALRLVRTLADGRRQINGFVLPGDYLGLSGSDHHRYDIEAIADSRVCRVALPQMKALRSRFPHLERKLLQRACQELDAAQDAALALARLQPAEKLADFLLRLAAREAKLGGDGLRVSLPMGRGDIADHLGLTMETVSRTFTKLRQQGLIALPHLNVVEILDEDGLRGLAGEGLA from the coding sequence ATGTCACGGCCTTCCGGCGCCCCGCCCGCCACCAACGATCCCGCCTCGCCGTCCTGCACCACGCTGGACTGCCTGCACTGCTCGGTTCGCCACCTTGCGGTGTGCTCGGCGCTGTCGCCCGATGAAGTGCAGGCACTGGAACAGGTCACCGTTTCCCAGCAGGTCAGCATGGGCAGCACCCTGGCCCGCACCGGCGAAGAGCGCGACCATGTCTATACATTGACTGGCGGCGCCCTGCGCCTGGTGCGCACCCTGGCCGACGGCCGCCGCCAGATCAATGGCTTCGTACTTCCCGGCGACTACCTGGGGCTGAGCGGCAGCGACCACCACCGCTACGATATCGAGGCTATCGCCGACAGCCGCGTGTGCCGCGTTGCGCTGCCGCAGATGAAGGCGCTGCGCAGCCGCTTCCCGCACCTGGAGCGCAAGCTGCTGCAGCGTGCCTGCCAGGAACTGGACGCCGCACAGGACGCCGCACTGGCACTGGCGCGGCTACAGCCGGCCGAGAAACTGGCCGACTTCCTGCTGCGCCTGGCCGCGCGCGAGGCCAAGCTGGGCGGCGATGGCCTGCGCGTCTCGCTGCCGATGGGCCGTGGCGACATCGCCGACCATCTGGGCCTGACCATGGAAACGGTCAGCCGCACCTTCACCAAGCTGCGCCAGCAGGGGCTGATTGCCCTGCCCCACCTGAACGTCGTGGAGATCCTCGACGAGGACGGATTGCGCGGACTGGCGGGCGAAGGCCTGGCCTGA